Proteins encoded by one window of Arabidopsis thaliana chromosome 2, partial sequence:
- a CDS encoding Transducin/WD40 repeat-like superfamily protein (Transducin/WD40 repeat-like superfamily protein; CONTAINS InterPro DOMAIN/s: WD40 repeat 2 (InterPro:IPR019782), WD40 repeat, conserved site (InterPro:IPR019775), WD40 repeat (InterPro:IPR001680), G-protein beta WD-40 repeat, region (InterPro:IPR020472), WD40 repeat-like-containing domain (InterPro:IPR011046), WD40-repeat-containing domain (InterPro:IPR017986), WD40/YVTN repeat-like-containing domain (InterPro:IPR015943), WD40 repeat, subgroup (InterPro:IPR019781); BEST Arabidopsis thaliana protein match is: Transducin/WD40 repeat-like superfamily protein (TAIR:AT5G02430.1); Has 38438 Blast hits to 23319 proteins in 700 species: Archae - 52; Bacteria - 5411; Metazoa - 15006; Fungi - 8500; Plants - 4706; Viruses - 3; Other Eukaryotes - 4760 (source: NCBI BLink).), translating into MEDGNKLDRKKTMTMNWEGLGDFEDEDDDRFFETHDRLSSALTFDMANASSSDEDEDFDDCRLSFSSAVSSLTTASRKFRTPAMSPDYDIWMAAPGSISERRRRLLHGMGLASNKDMVSAVSIRRVVSNAPVVSNGEEKKMKKKMNHEVDEQDHDHVPVMLARSRSESDIERFLIEKRRKEEILGKISKQRLTRTYSTICPTRTRICQYQTPIRQTPAVCGNGKALRGGGEALTSVMSNARVGAFFLIKNLDTGKEFIVNEYDEDGMWNRLSDLQTGKQLTLEEFEKCVGYSPVVKELMRRENVNRINYEPLMDLRKFNSYLSKSVRLSKRRGAALLKNIKGVAHSMSLRVADKDVSDGSTDSPKKGKDHKHGKANEWVKVRPTGKSYKELSALHMCQEIQAHEGAVWTIKFSQDAHYLASGGADRVIHVWEVQECELMSMNEGSLTPIHPSLCDSSGNEITVVEKKKKGKGSSGRRHNHIPDYVHVPETVFSFSDKPVCSLKGHLDAILDLSWSKSQLLLSSSMDKTVRLWDIETKTCLKLFAHNDYVTCIQFSPVDENYFLSGSLDAKIRIWSIQDRHVVEWSDLHEMVTAACYTPDGQGALIGSHKGICRAYDTEDCKLSQTNQIDVQSNKKSQAKRKITSFQFSPVNPSEVLVTSADSRIRILDGSEVIHKFKGFRNTCSQLSASYSQDGKYIICASEDSQVYLWKNDFHRTRSTLTTQSHEHFHCKDVSAAVPWHGHVRGEPPPVQIHSKRHSKRISTSSQPSSTISSPTKEETSATGPTTSNRNKKSGLPPMPKKAATKSQIQPEEEAGPELGSSESFRSSMNSSEQHSSRFGESPSINTSSRLSSWSWFDSGGHGPQTIQPTAWGMVIVTATVHGEIRSYQNFGLPRRIGRQTTLF; encoded by the exons ATGGAAGATGGAAACAAATTGGATCGGAAGAAGACAATGACGATGAACTGGGAAGGATTAGgagattttgaagatgaagatgatgatagaTTCTTCGAAACTCATGATCGTCTCTCTTCTGCTTTAACTTTCGACATGGctaatgcttcttcttccgatgaagatgaagatttcGACGATTGTCGACTCTCGTTTTCTTCAGCCGTCTCTTCCTTAACCACCGCCTCTAGGAAATTTCGTACGCCGGCGATGTCTCCTGATTACGATATTTGGATGGCTGCTCCGGGATCTATATCTGAgcgtcgtcgtcgtcttctccATGGGATGGGACTTGCTAGTAATAAAGATATGGTTAGTGCTGTTTCCATTCGTCGCGTTGTTTCTAATGCGCCTGTTGTTAGTAACggtgaagaaaagaagatgaagaagaagatgaatcatgaggttgatgaacaAGATCATGATCATGTTCCGGTTATGCTTGCGAGGTCAAGATCGGAATCAGATATTGAGAGGTTCTTGATTGAGAaacgaagaaaagaagagattttagGGAAAATCTCAAAGCAGCGTCTTACAAGAACGTATTCTACTATTTGTCCTACAAGGACAAGGATTTGTCAGTACCAAACTCCGATCAGACAAACACCTGCGGTTTGTGGAAATGGAAAAGCTTTGCGCGGTGGTGGAGAGGCGTTGACATCGGTAATGTCGAATGCGAGGGTTGGCGCGTTTTTCTTGATAAAGAATCTTGATACAGGGAAAGAGTTTATAGTGAATGAGTATGATGAAGATGGAATGTGGAATAGGCTTAGTGATCTGCAAACAGGGAAGCAATTAACTTTGGAGGAGTTTGAGAAATGTGTTGGTTATTCACCTGTGGTTAAAGAGCTTATGCGTAGAGAGAATGTGAATAGGATTAACTACGAACCGTTAATGGATCTTCGCAAGTTTAATTCGTATCTTTCCAAGAGTGTGAGGTTAAGTAAGAGAAGAGGAGCTGCATTGTTGAAGAACATTAAAGGTGTAGCTCATTCCATGAGTTTACGCGTTGCGGATAAAGATGTAAGCGATGGAAGCACTGATAGTCCGAAAAAGGGGAAAGATCATAAACATGGTAAAGCTAATGAGTGGGTGAAAGTTAGACCAACAGGGAAATCTTACAAGGAGTTAAGTGCTTTACATATGTGTCAAGAGATTCAAGCTCATGAGGGTGCGGTTTGGACTATCAAGTTTAGTCAAGATGCTCATTATCTAGCGAGCGGAGGAGCGGATAGAGTCATTCATGTGTGGGAGGTTCAAGAATGTGAACTAATGTCTATGAATGAAGGAAGTCTCACTCCTATTCATCCTTCACTTTGTGACTCTTCTGGAAATGAGATAACTGTggtagagaagaaaaagaaaggaaagggATCATCCGGGAGACGACACAATCATATTCCGGATTACGTACATGTTCCTGAAACAGTCTTCTCGTTTTCTGATAAGCCTGTTTGCTCTTTGAAAGGTCATCTGGATGCTATTTTGGATCTTTCATGGTCCaaatctcagcttcttctttcatcttctatGGACAAAACAGTCAGGTTATGGGAtatagaaaccaaaacatgtCTCAAACTGTTTGCCCATAATGACTATG TGACATGTATTCAGTTCAGTCCAGTGGATGAAAATTATTTCTTAAGTGGTTCACTTGACGCTAAAATAAGGATATGGAGCATACAAGATCGACATGTTGTGGAATGGAGTGATCTTCATGAAATGGTTACTGCTGCTTGCTACACACCAGACGGTCAG GGTGCACTTATCGGGTCACATAAAGGAATTTGTCGTGCTTACGATACAGAAG ATTGTAAGCTGAGCCAAACTAATCAGATTGATGTTCAGAGCAACAAGAAATCACAAGCGAAAAGGAAGATCACTAGTTTTCAG TTTTCCCCGGTGAATCCATCTGAAGTTCTTGTCACATCCGCTGATTCACGGATTCGAATACTAGACGGTTCTGAAGTTATTCACAAATTCAAAG GCTTTAGAAACACATGTAGCCAACTCTCTGCTTCGTATAGCCAAGATGGGAAATACATAATATGTGCGAGTGAAGACTCTCAAGTTTACTTATGGAAGAATGACTTTCACCGAACAAGATCAACACTCACGACACAATCTCACGAACATTTTCATTGCAAAGATGTCTCAGCCGCTGTTCCTTGGCATGGTCATGTTAGAGGTGAGCCACCACCAGTTCAGATTCACTCTAAACGCCACTCAAAGCGCATATCTACTTCAAGCCAGCCTTCATCCACCATAAGCTcaccaacaaaagaagaaacctcgGCGACTGGACCAACTACATCTAACCGGAATAAAAAATCAGGGTTACCTCCAATGCCTAAGAAAGCCGCTACAAAGAGTCAGATTCAACCAGAGGAAGAGGCAGGACCGGAGCTGGGAAGCAGTGAGTCGTTTCGGTCGAGTATGAACTCTTCGGAGCAGCATTCATCGAGGTTTGGGGAATCTCCATCGATAAACACATCGTCAAGGTTATCTTCTTGGTCATGGTTCGACAGTGGAGGGCATGGTCCGCAAACTATACAGCCAACGGCTTGGGGGATGGTGATTGTGACGGCTACAGTTCATGGTGAGATCCGATCTTATCAAAACTTTGGTTTACCGAGAAGAATCGGTCGCCAAActactctgttttga
- the FHY1 gene encoding far-red elongated hypocotyl 1 (far-red elongated hypocotyl 1 (FHY1); FUNCTIONS IN: transcription regulator activity; INVOLVED IN: maintenance of protein location in nucleus, response to red or far red light, response to far red light, photomorphogenesis; LOCATED IN: nuclear body, nucleus, cytoplasm; EXPRESSED IN: hypocotyl; BEST Arabidopsis thaliana protein match is: far-red-elongated hypocotyl1-like (TAIR:AT5G02200.2); Has 30 Blast hits to 30 proteins in 8 species: Archae - 0; Bacteria - 0; Metazoa - 0; Fungi - 0; Plants - 30; Viruses - 0; Other Eukaryotes - 0 (source: NCBI BLink).): MPEVEVDNNNEKPSEINSFHHMIISSSKNVLKMEEVEVSKKRKFQTDQSDELSLLPLSKHTCFANVACSENTNGNSEIDTEYSMSSYVNSTTSMECNNDIEMKEESSGSCGEDKMISFESHLDYIYGTQNLEDFSEKVIENILYLDEQEEEEEDAKGCSSNAAKFVLSSGRWTVNQDDSTLHETKKPTIDQEFEQYFSTLML, from the exons ATGCCTGAAGTGGAAGTGGATAACAACAACGAGAAGCCATCTGAGATTAACAG tttcCATCACATGATCATAAGTAGTAGTAAAAATGTGTTGAAAATGGAAGAAGTTGAGGTGAgcaagaagaggaaatttcAGACAGATCAATCTGATGAGTTATCGTTATTACCTCTGTCAAAACACACTTGTTTTGCCAATGTTGCTTGTTCAGAGAATACAAATGGTAACTCGGAGATTGATACAGAGTATTCAATGTCTTCTTATGTGAACTCAACAACTTCTATGGAGTGTAACAATGATATAGAGATGAAAGAGGAATCATCTGGATCATGCGGTGAAGACAAGATGATCTCTTTCGAAAGCCATCTAGATTACATCTATGGGACTCAGAACTTAGAGGATTTTTCAGAGAAAGTCATTGAAAACATTCTCTATCTcgatgaacaagaagaagaagaggaagatgctAAAGGATGTAGTAGTAATGCTGCTAAGTTTGTTCTGTCCTCTGGAAGATGGACTGTTAACCAAG ATGATTCTACTCTACATGAGACAAAGAAGCCTACCATTGATCAAGAATTTGAACAATACTTCTCAACGCTAATGCTGTAA
- a CDS encoding glucose-induced degradation-like protein (CONTAINS InterPro DOMAIN/s: Vacuolar import/degradation protein Vid24 (InterPro:IPR018618); Has 318 Blast hits to 317 proteins in 131 species: Archae - 0; Bacteria - 0; Metazoa - 80; Fungi - 184; Plants - 51; Viruses - 0; Other Eukaryotes - 3 (source: NCBI BLink).), with amino-acid sequence MPVRVVESNTPAQVSGTDPGNRSPLPPSSLLGAGQAFSGTQNVSNQQKEEAWRVNVQIQGIDLEHGYLCGTMEALNVPMADTPVITFWEGEIVDGKNYTFYTGKWEATREDDMRHWSKFPSFSPLQGQVESDGGRQLDLNNYPYIFMRWKEQYFVNVGTDCGLTIAGFYYVCFSCSDGSISGFYYDPNSSPFQKLELKTVNEGRSGFSFSSYELQ; translated from the exons ATGCCGGTGAGAGTTGTTGAGAGCAACACGCCTGCTCAAGTTTCAG GAACTGATCCTGGGAATCGATCACCACTTCCCCCTAGTTCACTTCTCGGCGCTGGCCAG GCATTTTCTGGTACGCAAAATGTCTCTAATCAACAGAAGGAGGAAGCTTGGAGAGTCAACGTCCAGATACAGGGTATTGACCTTGAACATGGTTATCTTTGTGGCACCATGGAAGCTCTAAACGTTCCCATGGCAGACACTCCT GTCATAACATTCTGGGAAGGGGAAATCGTTGATGGAAAGAATTATACCTTTTACACCGGAAAATGGGAAGCAAC GAGGGAAGATGATATGAGACATTGGTCAAAGTTCCCGTCTTTTTCGCCTCTTCAG GGACAAGTTGAATCTGATGGTGGCAGGCAATTGGATCTTAACAATTATCCTTATATATTTATG AGATGGAAAGAGCAATACTTTGTAAACGTTGGCACAGATTGTGGACTAACAATAGCTGGATTTTACTACGTATGCTTCTCCTGCAGCGATGGTTCCATCAGCGGTTTCTATTATGATCCAAACAGCAG TCCGTTTCAGAAGCTGGAGCTGAAAACAGTTAACGAAGGAAGATCTGGtttcagcttttcttcttACGAGTTGCAATGA
- the FHY1 gene encoding far-red elongated hypocotyl 1 yields the protein MPEVEVDNNNEKPSEINSFHHMIISSSKNVLKMEEVEVSKKRKFQTDQSDELSLLPLSKHTCFANVACSENTNGNSEIDTEYSMSSYVNSTTSMECNNDIEMKEESSGSCGEDKMISFESHLDYIYGTQNLEDFSEKVIENILYLDEQEEEEEDAKGCSSNAAKFVLSSGRWTVNQGKENRILV from the exons ATGCCTGAAGTGGAAGTGGATAACAACAACGAGAAGCCATCTGAGATTAACAG tttcCATCACATGATCATAAGTAGTAGTAAAAATGTGTTGAAAATGGAAGAAGTTGAGGTGAgcaagaagaggaaatttcAGACAGATCAATCTGATGAGTTATCGTTATTACCTCTGTCAAAACACACTTGTTTTGCCAATGTTGCTTGTTCAGAGAATACAAATGGTAACTCGGAGATTGATACAGAGTATTCAATGTCTTCTTATGTGAACTCAACAACTTCTATGGAGTGTAACAATGATATAGAGATGAAAGAGGAATCATCTGGATCATGCGGTGAAGACAAGATGATCTCTTTCGAAAGCCATCTAGATTACATCTATGGGACTCAGAACTTAGAGGATTTTTCAGAGAAAGTCATTGAAAACATTCTCTATCTcgatgaacaagaagaagaagaggaagatgctAAAGGATGTAGTAGTAATGCTGCTAAGTTTGTTCTGTCCTCTGGAAGATGGACTGTTAACCAAGGTAAAGAAAACCGGATTTTGGTTTGA
- a CDS encoding glucose-induced degradation-like protein, which translates to MWFLIRLHDLIWSHQRSDFYQTERRRRKKMPVRVVESNTPAQVSGTDPGNRSPLPPSSLLGAGQAFSGTQNVSNQQKEEAWRVNVQIQGIDLEHGYLCGTMEALNVPMADTPVITFWEGEIVDGKNYTFYTGKWEATREDDMRHWSKFPSFSPLQGQVESDGGRQLDLNNYPYIFMRWKEQYFVNVGTDCGLTIAGFYYVCFSCSDGSISGFYYDPNSSPFQKLELKTVNEGRSGFSFSSYELQ; encoded by the exons ATGTGGTTTTTGATTAGGCTCCACGATTTGATTTGGTCGCACCAAAGATCGGATTTTTATCAGACGGAAAGGAGGAGACGGAAGAAAATGCCGGTGAGAGTTGTTGAGAGCAACACGCCTGCTCAAGTTTCAG GAACTGATCCTGGGAATCGATCACCACTTCCCCCTAGTTCACTTCTCGGCGCTGGCCAG GCATTTTCTGGTACGCAAAATGTCTCTAATCAACAGAAGGAGGAAGCTTGGAGAGTCAACGTCCAGATACAGGGTATTGACCTTGAACATGGTTATCTTTGTGGCACCATGGAAGCTCTAAACGTTCCCATGGCAGACACTCCT GTCATAACATTCTGGGAAGGGGAAATCGTTGATGGAAAGAATTATACCTTTTACACCGGAAAATGGGAAGCAAC GAGGGAAGATGATATGAGACATTGGTCAAAGTTCCCGTCTTTTTCGCCTCTTCAG GGACAAGTTGAATCTGATGGTGGCAGGCAATTGGATCTTAACAATTATCCTTATATATTTATG AGATGGAAAGAGCAATACTTTGTAAACGTTGGCACAGATTGTGGACTAACAATAGCTGGATTTTACTACGTATGCTTCTCCTGCAGCGATGGTTCCATCAGCGGTTTCTATTATGATCCAAACAGCAG TCCGTTTCAGAAGCTGGAGCTGAAAACAGTTAACGAAGGAAGATCTGGtttcagcttttcttcttACGAGTTGCAATGA
- a CDS encoding Transducin/WD40 repeat-like superfamily protein — protein MMEDGNKLDRKKTMTMNWEGLGDFEDEDDDRFFETHDRLSSALTFDMANASSSDEDEDFDDCRLSFSSAVSSLTTASRKFRTPAMSPDYDIWMAAPGSISERRRRLLHGMGLASNKDMVSAVSIRRVVSNAPVVSNGEEKKMKKKMNHEVDEQDHDHVPVMLARSRSESDIERFLIEKRRKEEILGKISKQRLTRTYSTICPTRTRICQYQTPIRQTPAVCGNGKALRGGGEALTSVMSNARVGAFFLIKNLDTGKEFIVNEYDEDGMWNRLSDLQTGKQLTLEEFEKCVGYSPVVKELMRRENVNRINYEPLMDLRKFNSYLSKSVRLSKRRGAALLKNIKGVAHSMSLRVADKDVSDGSTDSPKKGKDHKHGKANEWVKVRPTGKSYKELSALHMCQEIQAHEGAVWTIKFSQDAHYLASGGADRVIHVWEVQECELMSMNEGSLTPIHPSLCDSSGNEITVVEKKKKGKGSSGRRHNHIPDYVHVPETVFSFSDKPVCSLKGHLDAILDLSWSKSQLLLSSSMDKTVRLWDIETKTCLKLFAHNDYVTCIQFSPVDENYFLSGSLDAKIRIWSIQDRHVVEWSDLHEMVTAACYTPDGQGALIGSHKGICRAYDTEDCKLSQTNQIDVQSNKKSQAKRKITSFQFSPVNPSEVLVTSADSRIRILDGSEVIHKFKGFRNTCSQLSASYSQDGKYIICASEDSQVYLWKNDFHRTRSTLTTQSHEHFHCKDVSAAVPWHGHVRGEPPPVQIHSKRHSKRISTSSQPSSTISSPTKEETSATGPTTSNRNKKSGLPPMPKKAATKSQIQPEEEAGPELGSSESFRSSMNSSEQHSSRFGESPSINTSSRLSSWSWFDSGGHGPQTIQPTAWGMVIVTATVHGEIRSYQNFGLPRRIGRQTTLF, from the exons ATGATGGAAGATGGAAACAAATTGGATCGGAAGAAGACAATGACGATGAACTGGGAAGGATTAGgagattttgaagatgaagatgatgatagaTTCTTCGAAACTCATGATCGTCTCTCTTCTGCTTTAACTTTCGACATGGctaatgcttcttcttccgatgaagatgaagatttcGACGATTGTCGACTCTCGTTTTCTTCAGCCGTCTCTTCCTTAACCACCGCCTCTAGGAAATTTCGTACGCCGGCGATGTCTCCTGATTACGATATTTGGATGGCTGCTCCGGGATCTATATCTGAgcgtcgtcgtcgtcttctccATGGGATGGGACTTGCTAGTAATAAAGATATGGTTAGTGCTGTTTCCATTCGTCGCGTTGTTTCTAATGCGCCTGTTGTTAGTAACggtgaagaaaagaagatgaagaagaagatgaatcatgaggttgatgaacaAGATCATGATCATGTTCCGGTTATGCTTGCGAGGTCAAGATCGGAATCAGATATTGAGAGGTTCTTGATTGAGAaacgaagaaaagaagagattttagGGAAAATCTCAAAGCAGCGTCTTACAAGAACGTATTCTACTATTTGTCCTACAAGGACAAGGATTTGTCAGTACCAAACTCCGATCAGACAAACACCTGCGGTTTGTGGAAATGGAAAAGCTTTGCGCGGTGGTGGAGAGGCGTTGACATCGGTAATGTCGAATGCGAGGGTTGGCGCGTTTTTCTTGATAAAGAATCTTGATACAGGGAAAGAGTTTATAGTGAATGAGTATGATGAAGATGGAATGTGGAATAGGCTTAGTGATCTGCAAACAGGGAAGCAATTAACTTTGGAGGAGTTTGAGAAATGTGTTGGTTATTCACCTGTGGTTAAAGAGCTTATGCGTAGAGAGAATGTGAATAGGATTAACTACGAACCGTTAATGGATCTTCGCAAGTTTAATTCGTATCTTTCCAAGAGTGTGAGGTTAAGTAAGAGAAGAGGAGCTGCATTGTTGAAGAACATTAAAGGTGTAGCTCATTCCATGAGTTTACGCGTTGCGGATAAAGATGTAAGCGATGGAAGCACTGATAGTCCGAAAAAGGGGAAAGATCATAAACATGGTAAAGCTAATGAGTGGGTGAAAGTTAGACCAACAGGGAAATCTTACAAGGAGTTAAGTGCTTTACATATGTGTCAAGAGATTCAAGCTCATGAGGGTGCGGTTTGGACTATCAAGTTTAGTCAAGATGCTCATTATCTAGCGAGCGGAGGAGCGGATAGAGTCATTCATGTGTGGGAGGTTCAAGAATGTGAACTAATGTCTATGAATGAAGGAAGTCTCACTCCTATTCATCCTTCACTTTGTGACTCTTCTGGAAATGAGATAACTGTggtagagaagaaaaagaaaggaaagggATCATCCGGGAGACGACACAATCATATTCCGGATTACGTACATGTTCCTGAAACAGTCTTCTCGTTTTCTGATAAGCCTGTTTGCTCTTTGAAAGGTCATCTGGATGCTATTTTGGATCTTTCATGGTCCaaatctcagcttcttctttcatcttctatGGACAAAACAGTCAGGTTATGGGAtatagaaaccaaaacatgtCTCAAACTGTTTGCCCATAATGACTATG TGACATGTATTCAGTTCAGTCCAGTGGATGAAAATTATTTCTTAAGTGGTTCACTTGACGCTAAAATAAGGATATGGAGCATACAAGATCGACATGTTGTGGAATGGAGTGATCTTCATGAAATGGTTACTGCTGCTTGCTACACACCAGACGGTCAG GGTGCACTTATCGGGTCACATAAAGGAATTTGTCGTGCTTACGATACAGAAG ATTGTAAGCTGAGCCAAACTAATCAGATTGATGTTCAGAGCAACAAGAAATCACAAGCGAAAAGGAAGATCACTAGTTTTCAG TTTTCCCCGGTGAATCCATCTGAAGTTCTTGTCACATCCGCTGATTCACGGATTCGAATACTAGACGGTTCTGAAGTTATTCACAAATTCAAAG GCTTTAGAAACACATGTAGCCAACTCTCTGCTTCGTATAGCCAAGATGGGAAATACATAATATGTGCGAGTGAAGACTCTCAAGTTTACTTATGGAAGAATGACTTTCACCGAACAAGATCAACACTCACGACACAATCTCACGAACATTTTCATTGCAAAGATGTCTCAGCCGCTGTTCCTTGGCATGGTCATGTTAGAGGTGAGCCACCACCAGTTCAGATTCACTCTAAACGCCACTCAAAGCGCATATCTACTTCAAGCCAGCCTTCATCCACCATAAGCTcaccaacaaaagaagaaacctcgGCGACTGGACCAACTACATCTAACCGGAATAAAAAATCAGGGTTACCTCCAATGCCTAAGAAAGCCGCTACAAAGAGTCAGATTCAACCAGAGGAAGAGGCAGGACCGGAGCTGGGAAGCAGTGAGTCGTTTCGGTCGAGTATGAACTCTTCGGAGCAGCATTCATCGAGGTTTGGGGAATCTCCATCGATAAACACATCGTCAAGGTTATCTTCTTGGTCATGGTTCGACAGTGGAGGGCATGGTCCGCAAACTATACAGCCAACGGCTTGGGGGATGGTGATTGTGACGGCTACAGTTCATGGTGAGATCCGATCTTATCAAAACTTTGGTTTACCGAGAAGAATCGGTCGCCAAActactctgttttga